In Candidatus Methylomirabilota bacterium, a single window of DNA contains:
- a CDS encoding EamA family transporter produces MSQRMTGILLVLIAVACEAVGQLCFKRAANHAHGSARLSAIRKVFARYEWIGAGIGCFGVEWGFWTIALTLLPVSVAQPMASVELVVVTLLSRSFLKEKVSPRRWAGIGLILAGVCLVGFS; encoded by the coding sequence ATGAGCCAGCGGATGACCGGCATTCTGCTTGTGCTCATCGCTGTCGCCTGCGAGGCGGTCGGGCAGCTCTGCTTCAAGCGGGCCGCCAACCACGCGCACGGCAGCGCCAGGCTGTCAGCGATTCGCAAGGTGTTTGCCAGGTATGAGTGGATCGGGGCCGGGATCGGCTGCTTCGGCGTCGAATGGGGATTCTGGACGATCGCCCTCACCCTGCTGCCGGTCAGCGTGGCCCAGCCGATGGCCAGCGTCGAACTGGTCGTCGTCACGTTACTCTCGCGCAGCTTCCTGAAGGAAAAAGTCAGCCCAAGGCGATGGGCGGGGATCGGATTGATCCTGGCGGGCGTCTGCCTGGTCGGATTCAGTTGA
- a CDS encoding cupin domain-containing protein, translating to MKRTALLLSFTLATGIAVGVIGTQTVNAQQAPMNRTVLLKTPLAGIEGKEGMLVLVEFAPGAVTGLHYHHGEELIYLLEGTISMEVKGKPPVTLKRGDTFHLAPEQVHRVKNLSVATPAKALTFNIAEKDQPDTVPVK from the coding sequence ATGAAACGCACCGCCTTGTTGCTCAGTTTCACATTGGCGACCGGGATCGCAGTGGGGGTAATCGGGACTCAAACCGTGAATGCTCAGCAGGCGCCGATGAACCGCACCGTGCTGCTCAAGACGCCTCTGGCAGGGATTGAAGGGAAGGAGGGTATGCTGGTCCTGGTGGAGTTTGCGCCGGGAGCGGTCACCGGGCTGCACTATCACCACGGAGAAGAGCTCATTTACCTCCTTGAAGGCACCATCAGCATGGAGGTCAAAGGGAAGCCACCAGTCACCTTGAAGCGCGGCGACACCTTCCATTTGGCGCCCGAGCAGGTGCATCGCGTCAAGAACCTCAGTGTGGCAACTCCCGCCAAGGCTTTGACGTTCAACATCGCAGAGAAGGACCAGCCGGATACCGTCCCCGTGAAGTAG
- a CDS encoding EamA family transporter, translating into MSPASPPTTGHKVPLGVWLGLIFAVCIDTVVQLVWSKAATDVLGDGALDTLLGMFAHPLLYAMLGMYAMQFVNWMIVLSKADLSFAQPITACSYVLTAAGSAYFLADRVTPLRIAGISLILIGVWLISRTTHHTGAPSMVHPVTDALEDSP; encoded by the coding sequence ATGTCGCCGGCTTCTCCGCCTACGACCGGCCACAAGGTCCCCCTGGGTGTCTGGCTGGGTCTCATCTTTGCGGTCTGCATCGACACCGTTGTTCAGCTTGTCTGGTCAAAGGCCGCCACCGATGTGCTGGGCGATGGCGCGCTGGATACGCTCCTTGGCATGTTCGCTCATCCCTTGTTGTATGCGATGCTTGGAATGTATGCCATGCAGTTCGTCAACTGGATGATTGTACTGTCTAAGGCCGATCTCAGTTTTGCCCAACCGATCACTGCGTGCAGCTACGTTCTGACAGCAGCGGGATCGGCCTATTTCCTGGCCGATCGCGTTACCCCGCTGCGAATTGCCGGTATTTCGCTTATTCTGATCGGGGTATGGCTCATCAGCAGAACCACGCACCATACCGGCGCACCCTCAATGGTCCATCCGGTAACCGATGCGCTCGAGGATTCGCCATGA